One window from the genome of Acidiferrobacterales bacterium encodes:
- a CDS encoding A24 family peptidase: protein MTSIFMFFAIVFSASIIDHKTNRLPDNLTIPFLFLGLLCNVNSTFVPLYESALGSTIGYSLIRLLHGFQISRYGAAGIGLGDAKYLAGLCAWFGWRSLPFLLTASAAITLVFYPARTNKPLGVGLGISALVLFVFHGLQFRNW from the coding sequence ATGACTTCGATCTTTATGTTCTTTGCAATTGTTTTCAGTGCTTCCATCATCGATCACAAAACCAATCGTCTTCCGGACAATCTTACCATTCCGTTTCTATTTCTCGGTTTGCTTTGTAACGTCAATTCGACATTCGTACCACTGTATGAGTCCGCGCTGGGCTCAACGATCGGATATTCATTGATCAGATTATTGCATGGATTTCAGATTTCACGTTACGGGGCAGCAGGAATCGGTTTGGGCGACGCAAAATACCTGGCTGGACTGTGCGCATGGTTCGGCTGGCGATCATTGCCTTTTCTCCTAACAGCCAGCGCTGCGATCACACTGGTGTTTTACCCCGCCAGAACCAACAAACCACTGGGGGTTGGACTGGGGATAAGCGCATTGGTCCTGTTTGTTTTTCACGGCTTACAGTTTCGAAATTGGTGA